The following proteins are co-located in the Dyadobacter chenwenxiniae genome:
- a CDS encoding MBOAT family O-acyltransferase: MLFNSLSFALFFPAVLFLYWICARNSLRLQNIILLIASLYFYACWDYRFVFLLIFSIALDYFTGLKMGSSKIPGVRKFWLVLSIAINLSLLGVLKYYNFFAESFADGLSLLGFSANPHTLNLVLPVGISFYTFHGLSYVIDIYKERIKPEKDLIDYAVFVSFFPLLVAGPIERATHLLPQIQQKRVFSYAQASDGLRQILWGLFKKIVIADNCAELANLAFNNHESYGGSTLLLGAFFFAIQIYGDFSGYSDIALGVARIMGIELLRNFSYPYFSRDIAEFWRRWHISLSSWFRDYVYFPLGGSRGGIWLKVRNTFIIFLLSGFWHGANWTFLAWGALNAVYFLPLLISKSNREHIDIVAKGRLLPTVNDVFHILVTFTMTVFAWILFRAENIRHAFEYISGIFSSSLFTKPDLFRGELMLLIAAFFIVEWIGREHPYAIARFGFHWPRAFKWGFYYCIVIAIFVFTGKQQQFIYFQF, translated from the coding sequence ATGCTTTTTAACTCTCTGAGTTTTGCTCTCTTTTTCCCGGCTGTTCTTTTCCTTTACTGGATCTGTGCCAGAAACAGTCTTCGATTGCAGAACATTATCCTGTTAATTGCAAGTTTGTATTTTTATGCTTGCTGGGATTACCGGTTTGTTTTCCTTCTCATTTTCTCTATTGCCCTGGATTATTTTACCGGGCTTAAAATGGGAAGCTCAAAAATACCAGGCGTAAGAAAATTTTGGCTCGTTTTAAGTATCGCCATTAACCTTTCACTGCTGGGTGTACTCAAATATTACAATTTCTTTGCGGAGTCGTTCGCGGACGGACTTTCGCTGCTTGGCTTTTCCGCTAATCCTCATACATTGAACCTCGTCTTGCCGGTAGGCATTTCGTTTTACACATTTCATGGTTTGTCGTATGTCATCGACATTTACAAGGAAAGGATCAAGCCGGAGAAAGACTTGATTGACTACGCGGTTTTTGTGAGTTTTTTTCCGCTGCTTGTCGCTGGTCCCATCGAGCGGGCCACACATCTTTTGCCGCAAATCCAGCAGAAAAGAGTATTTAGCTACGCACAAGCCTCTGACGGACTCAGGCAGATACTCTGGGGACTTTTCAAGAAAATCGTGATTGCCGATAACTGCGCCGAGCTTGCTAATTTGGCCTTCAATAATCATGAGAGCTATGGCGGTAGCACATTGCTTTTAGGTGCATTTTTCTTTGCCATACAGATTTACGGGGATTTTTCCGGCTATTCAGATATCGCTTTAGGAGTGGCCAGAATAATGGGGATTGAGCTGCTGCGCAATTTCTCTTACCCCTATTTTTCTAGGGACATTGCGGAGTTCTGGCGGCGCTGGCATATATCGCTTTCGTCCTGGTTCAGAGACTATGTATATTTTCCATTGGGAGGAAGCCGTGGCGGCATCTGGCTGAAAGTTCGAAACACTTTTATTATATTTTTGCTTAGTGGCTTCTGGCACGGTGCTAACTGGACATTTCTTGCCTGGGGTGCGCTCAATGCTGTTTATTTCCTGCCGTTATTAATTTCAAAAAGCAATCGCGAGCATATCGACATTGTAGCCAAAGGGCGCTTATTGCCGACGGTTAACGATGTATTTCACATATTGGTAACATTCACTATGACTGTTTTTGCATGGATCTTGTTCCGGGCAGAAAACATCAGACATGCATTCGAATACATCAGCGGAATTTTTTCATCAAGTTTGTTTACAAAGCCTGATCTATTTCGGGGAGAGTTAATGCTCTTGATAGCTGCATTCTTTATTGTGGAATGGATCGGACGCGAGCATCCGTACGCCATTGCACGATTCGGCTTCCATTGGCCGAGGGCCTTCAAGTGGGGATTCTATTACTGTATAGTGATTGCAATCTTCGTTTTTACAGGGAAACAGCAGCAGTTTATTTATTTTCAATTCTAG
- a CDS encoding sigma-70 family RNA polymerase sigma factor codes for MNLLKDGDDRNAFNELYVRYWKVIYDIGFKKLHNASLAEDLVHDLFVDIWNKRQEITIHSTFIGYLHTMLTNRLIDQNRKEVFRLRVQQSLLDRTAASENQFFDAVACNDIEKQLMAEVENLPADMRKIFLLSRQEHLSTSEIAQKLSLSPQTVKNQISNAIRRLRLKELHL; via the coding sequence ATGAATCTTTTGAAGGATGGAGATGACAGAAACGCCTTCAACGAGCTGTATGTGCGTTATTGGAAGGTTATTTATGATATCGGTTTCAAAAAACTACACAATGCCTCCCTCGCCGAAGATCTTGTTCATGACCTGTTTGTGGACATCTGGAACAAGCGGCAGGAAATAACCATTCACAGCACATTTATCGGATATTTGCACACCATGCTGACCAACCGGCTCATCGATCAGAACCGGAAGGAAGTGTTTCGTTTGCGCGTGCAGCAGAGTCTCCTGGATAGGACGGCCGCAAGCGAAAATCAGTTTTTTGATGCGGTCGCTTGTAATGACATTGAAAAACAACTGATGGCGGAAGTAGAAAATCTGCCTGCGGACATGCGGAAGATATTTTTGCTGAGCCGGCAAGAGCATTTGTCAACCTCGGAAATCGCCCAAAAACTGTCCCTTTCTCCTCAAACCGTTAAAAACCAGATCAGCAACGCCATCCGGCGGCTTCGGCTGAAAGAACTGCATTTGTAA
- a CDS encoding NAD(P)H-binding protein → MSAEKKGKKALLFGASGFVGNYLLEGLLNDPDYEQVTVVVRKDLNISNQKLKVLIGDYHSLPDLKNEIVADEVFIALGTTKKNTPDQKTYYQVDHDYPVLAAQTGKEKGAKSVFLVSAVGPDADSSVFYIRTKGETERDIIAQDLQHTHIFRPSMIMGNRKESRTLEKSLITIFSVINPLFIGPMQKFRGIEGKDIAKAMLAAAKRPAGKLKVYEWKEMHALL, encoded by the coding sequence ATGAGCGCCGAGAAAAAGGGGAAAAAGGCACTTTTGTTTGGTGCAAGCGGCTTTGTTGGAAATTACTTATTGGAAGGCCTGCTCAATGATCCCGATTACGAACAGGTTACCGTTGTAGTCAGGAAAGATTTGAACATATCAAATCAGAAACTCAAAGTGCTGATCGGAGATTACCATTCTCTGCCGGATTTGAAAAATGAAATCGTTGCAGATGAAGTCTTTATCGCACTCGGGACTACAAAAAAGAATACGCCTGATCAAAAAACTTATTACCAGGTCGATCACGATTATCCGGTTTTAGCAGCGCAAACAGGCAAGGAAAAAGGAGCAAAGTCGGTCTTTCTGGTGTCGGCTGTTGGCCCCGATGCAGATTCCAGCGTTTTTTATATCAGGACAAAAGGCGAAACGGAGCGGGACATCATTGCCCAGGATTTGCAGCATACGCACATTTTCAGGCCATCCATGATCATGGGAAACCGCAAGGAAAGCCGGACATTGGAGAAGTCATTAATAACTATATTCTCCGTGATCAATCCGCTTTTCATCGGCCCTATGCAGAAATTCAGGGGAATAGAAGGCAAAGACATCGCGAAGGCTATGTTAGCCGCTGCCAAAAGACCCGCCGGTAAGTTGAAGGTTTATGAATGGAAGGAAATGCATGCGTTGCTTTGA
- a CDS encoding YdeI/OmpD-associated family protein, whose amino-acid sequence METKNDIKAFYAPSRKEWREWLSQNSQTEKSVWLIIYHKNSKTPSVYYPESIEEALCFGWIDSKSVKRDAESSYLMFTPRKVSGKWSAVNKERVERLTAAGLMTPQGQALIDLAKETGTWEALVDAENAVIPPDLQELLDKNEAALKNFLAFPPSAKRLILTWISDAKRPETRQQRVTMTAEKAAENVRVKV is encoded by the coding sequence ATGGAAACCAAAAATGACATCAAGGCCTTTTACGCACCAAGCCGGAAAGAATGGCGTGAATGGCTCTCCCAAAACAGTCAGACGGAGAAATCCGTCTGGCTGATCATTTACCACAAAAACAGTAAAACGCCCAGCGTATATTATCCAGAGTCAATTGAAGAAGCGCTGTGCTTTGGCTGGATCGATTCAAAATCTGTAAAACGTGATGCAGAAAGCAGTTATCTCATGTTCACGCCCAGAAAAGTATCCGGGAAATGGAGCGCGGTCAACAAGGAGCGTGTCGAGCGGTTAACCGCCGCTGGCTTGATGACTCCGCAAGGCCAGGCGCTCATCGATCTTGCCAAAGAAACAGGAACGTGGGAAGCCTTGGTTGACGCAGAAAACGCAGTCATTCCGCCAGATTTGCAGGAATTGCTTGACAAAAATGAAGCAGCGCTCAAAAATTTCCTGGCCTTTCCACCCTCTGCAAAACGCCTGATCCTAACCTGGATCTCAGATGCGAAAAGACCGGAAACCCGTCAGCAGCGCGTGACAATGACGGCTGAAAAGGCCGCGGAGAATGTCCGGGTGAAAGTTTAG
- a CDS encoding bestrophin family protein, whose translation MYVNRYLSPLIVYYYSWRMVLFSLFTGSMAIFVYTYLGWVWVAIPWLPVSLIGTATAFFVGFKNNQSYDRSWEARKIWGSITNHSRSFGAALRAFAYSDQMEFADENDDVKVMIHRHIAWLYALKNAMAQRTAWEHKDRASKRQREALHRSQTPCDIEIEKYLPADEHSALKNKKNLSTQILDKQSQHLARLRRAGRVDAYQHVALQNLISSLYDEQGKSERIKNTPFPRQYATTSNLFIFVFMTLLPFGLLPQFVELGERYMFLLIPFNMIVSWVFMFMEYVGDISENPFEGLLNDIPVGTIVRNIEIDLIDMLDNEPTPEKLQPYYGALF comes from the coding sequence ATGTACGTAAATCGTTATCTGTCTCCGCTCATCGTTTACTATTACTCGTGGCGAATGGTGCTTTTTTCTCTCTTTACGGGTTCTATGGCCATTTTTGTTTATACCTATCTTGGGTGGGTCTGGGTAGCAATTCCCTGGTTGCCAGTGTCCCTGATTGGTACAGCGACCGCTTTTTTTGTTGGTTTTAAAAACAATCAGTCCTATGACCGAAGCTGGGAAGCACGCAAGATCTGGGGCAGCATTACGAACCATAGCCGGTCTTTTGGAGCGGCGTTGAGGGCTTTTGCTTATAGTGATCAAATGGAATTTGCGGACGAAAACGACGATGTCAAGGTGATGATTCACAGGCACATTGCATGGCTTTACGCTTTGAAAAATGCCATGGCCCAACGCACTGCTTGGGAGCATAAAGACCGGGCGAGCAAGCGTCAGCGGGAGGCGTTGCACAGATCGCAAACGCCTTGCGACATTGAAATAGAAAAGTATCTTCCTGCTGACGAGCACAGCGCATTAAAAAATAAGAAAAACCTTTCAACGCAAATATTAGATAAGCAGTCACAACATTTAGCAAGACTCAGGCGGGCCGGCAGGGTGGATGCTTACCAGCACGTAGCACTTCAAAACCTCATTTCCAGCCTCTATGATGAACAAGGCAAGAGCGAGCGGATCAAAAACACGCCGTTTCCCCGTCAGTATGCCACCACCTCGAACCTTTTTATTTTTGTTTTCATGACATTGCTGCCGTTCGGTCTGCTGCCGCAATTCGTTGAGCTGGGAGAAAGGTATATGTTCCTCCTGATTCCGTTCAACATGATTGTTTCCTGGGTTTTCATGTTCATGGAATATGTGGGCGATATCAGCGAAAATCCCTTCGAGGGCCTGCTGAATGACATTCCCGTGGGCACCATCGTCCGCAATATTGAAATAGATCTCATTGACATGCTCGACAACGAACCAACACCGGAGAAGTTACAGCCTTATTATGGAGCATTGTTTTGA
- a CDS encoding VOC family protein has protein sequence MAGEQTLRGMATLNFWADDVKAARQWYTELLGIEAYFQRPDAENPAYIEFRLGDYQHELGIVDSKWSPNGPGDGRPGGAVLHWHVDDIHAAWEKLLAHGAKPYDPITVRGEGFVTASVVDPFGNVLGIMYNKHYLDILSSKNQ, from the coding sequence ATGGCTGGCGAACAAACATTAAGGGGCATGGCAACGCTCAATTTTTGGGCAGATGACGTGAAAGCGGCGCGACAATGGTACACCGAATTATTAGGTATCGAAGCGTATTTCCAACGTCCGGACGCAGAGAACCCGGCATATATCGAATTCCGCTTAGGCGATTACCAGCACGAATTGGGCATTGTTGACAGCAAATGGTCGCCGAATGGCCCGGGCGATGGAAGACCTGGCGGGGCCGTCCTTCACTGGCATGTGGACGACATTCACGCAGCCTGGGAAAAATTGCTGGCACACGGCGCAAAGCCTTATGATCCCATTACCGTGCGCGGAGAAGGTTTTGTCACAGCCTCGGTCGTCGATCCGTTCGGGAATGTGTTGGGGATCATGTATAACAAGCATTATCTGGATATTTTAAGCTCAAAAAATCAATAG
- a CDS encoding helix-turn-helix transcriptional regulator produces the protein MIDNDTKRLSRLTAILTQLQTKRLITAPDLAEKFSVSVRTIYRDMRALEQSGVPVVTEEGKGYSLMDGYRLSPVMFTETEANALITAEQLVIKNKDASFVKEYRQAIGKIKAVLRHNTKDSANLLSERILFGHNAGNNRTSTNLADLQLALTRFTLLNIDYHSPDTNESSSRTIEPFALLSTQENWLLVAWCRLRKAFRTFRLDRIRNLTVLNERFAPHKMTLQEYFEMSQKKS, from the coding sequence ATGATAGACAATGATACCAAGCGGCTTTCACGCCTGACCGCCATTTTGACCCAATTGCAAACAAAAAGGCTGATTACAGCGCCGGATCTCGCAGAAAAATTTTCGGTCAGCGTCCGGACAATTTACCGGGATATGCGGGCATTGGAACAAAGCGGTGTGCCGGTCGTGACGGAGGAAGGGAAAGGTTACTCGCTCATGGATGGTTACCGGTTGTCGCCGGTTATGTTTACGGAAACAGAGGCCAACGCATTGATTACCGCAGAACAATTGGTCATTAAAAACAAGGACGCATCGTTCGTAAAAGAATATCGTCAGGCGATTGGGAAAATCAAGGCTGTATTGCGACATAACACGAAAGACAGCGCCAATTTGCTTTCGGAGCGGATTTTATTTGGCCACAATGCGGGAAATAACCGGACGAGCACGAACCTGGCCGATCTGCAACTGGCATTAACCCGATTTACCCTACTGAATATTGACTACCATTCCCCGGACACCAACGAAAGCTCTTCCCGCACCATTGAGCCGTTTGCATTATTAAGTACTCAGGAAAACTGGCTTTTGGTGGCCTGGTGCCGCCTGCGCAAAGCTTTTCGTACGTTTCGGCTGGACCGGATAAGAAATTTGACGGTGCTTAACGAGCGGTTTGCGCCGCACAAAATGACTTTGCAGGAATATTTCGAAATGTCTCAAAAAAAGTCATGA
- a CDS encoding SusC/RagA family TonB-linked outer membrane protein: MKRRTTKLIRVMRAGLIMFGVLVTTAGTLLAENGYSQRLMSKKVTISFSDVSLEKAIEKISKASQIDFSYNNKEVRKIKVHSSDFQETSVKEVLESVLAETPYSFRETEESIVVYKSKDQPEALESLTNRPLTSGRTPSAQIKDILVKGQVTDSENSPLPGVSVLVKGTSEGSLTDEDGNFKIRVDSESDVLIFSYIGFQTREVPVGNNTSLTIALKEDTKSLSEVVVVGYGTQKKANLTGAVSTVDVDKTMQSRPVTDVGRALQGAVPGLTITTTTGDLGSSPQIRLRGMVGSLNAGNGAQPLILLDNVEIQSLLLVNPDDIQSISVLKDAASTSIYGSRAAWGVVLITSKSGKKNTRNQISYSANFSQSTPTNTPKLAPAADGPEYALLAAKRNNPSATTFGTVGMYFTDESIQKIRDWEKQYGGQDLGNEMVLGRDFEIKDGRLYFYRPWDAGDMYMRKWAPQSNHNLGFTGGNDKTSYNVSLGYMGQEGVLKEKTDLFKRYSGTFSINSDLNKWFSLNARLLLSKNVAESPFSFGGTTHDPLYYLYRWHSVYPYGTYEGKPFRNVVTEVQQANMINYSSNFIRATVGGQFKLAKDLTIDANYTYSNINDHIREVGGTITAWNQWNGVPLKYEAYTSATYDRVKYNSNWNEMHTFKAFATYSKDLEKHSLKFLAGMDLDLFKRWGQSSERRGLLDQAHGELPLATGDQYVDGFRGHWATQGYFGRINYTFNDKILLEVNGRYDGSSFFPDNSQWAFFPSVSAGYILTAEPFMSFSKPVLDNLKIRGSWGSLGNTDVGSTTFRPTMASSASNWWIGTSNMVSVATPSLVPPSLTWEKISTLDLGLDASLFNNRLAVTYDWYQRTTSDMITGGIVLPSSFGATPPRRNYGQMQTTGWELALDWRQSLASGFNFSIGLSLSDFKEKITKFDGNLVNGNYKGKILGEIWGYETDRFFRNDDFQQNSDGSLITDAAGHYVLKDGIPNQTKHEAGTFFYGPGDVKYKDLNGDGTIFTGSSSLDDHGDLKVIGNSTPLSIRNSPRRRLERL, encoded by the coding sequence ATGAAAAGAAGAACTACTAAACTAATCAGAGTCATGAGGGCCGGATTGATCATGTTTGGGGTGTTGGTTACTACGGCGGGGACTTTGCTGGCGGAAAATGGTTACAGCCAGCGCCTCATGAGCAAAAAAGTCACAATCAGTTTCAGTGATGTTTCGCTCGAAAAAGCCATTGAAAAAATCAGTAAGGCAAGTCAGATCGATTTTTCCTACAACAATAAAGAAGTCCGGAAAATAAAGGTCCATAGCAGTGACTTCCAGGAGACCAGCGTGAAAGAAGTGCTGGAATCAGTTTTGGCCGAAACCCCCTACTCTTTCCGAGAAACAGAGGAAAGCATTGTGGTTTACAAATCGAAAGACCAGCCCGAAGCATTGGAAAGCCTCACAAACCGCCCGCTGACTTCGGGACGGACACCATCGGCTCAGATAAAGGACATTTTGGTCAAAGGTCAGGTAACCGATTCAGAAAACAGTCCGTTGCCTGGCGTAAGCGTGCTCGTTAAAGGCACATCGGAAGGCTCGTTAACGGATGAAGACGGTAATTTCAAGATCCGGGTTGACTCAGAATCAGATGTTTTGATCTTTTCTTACATTGGTTTTCAAACCAGGGAAGTGCCTGTGGGAAATAATACCAGTCTGACGATTGCATTAAAAGAGGATACAAAAAGTCTGAGCGAAGTTGTGGTTGTAGGTTACGGAACGCAGAAAAAGGCCAACCTGACCGGCGCGGTGAGCACAGTTGATGTGGACAAAACCATGCAGTCACGACCTGTGACGGACGTAGGCCGCGCACTGCAAGGCGCCGTTCCGGGATTGACCATTACGACAACGACCGGCGACCTCGGCAGCAGTCCGCAGATCCGTCTTCGCGGAATGGTTGGTTCGCTGAATGCAGGCAATGGCGCACAGCCACTTATTTTGCTGGATAATGTGGAAATTCAGAGCTTGTTACTCGTCAATCCGGATGACATTCAATCCATTTCAGTGCTCAAAGATGCCGCTTCCACATCCATTTATGGAAGTCGTGCAGCGTGGGGAGTTGTTTTAATCACTTCAAAATCAGGCAAGAAGAATACAAGAAATCAAATCTCCTACTCCGCCAATTTTTCACAAAGCACACCTACAAACACGCCCAAACTCGCCCCCGCAGCGGATGGGCCGGAATATGCCTTGCTGGCTGCGAAACGCAACAACCCGTCGGCAACCACTTTTGGAACTGTGGGCATGTATTTTACAGACGAAAGCATTCAGAAAATCCGGGATTGGGAAAAGCAATATGGAGGTCAGGACCTGGGCAATGAAATGGTGCTTGGTCGCGACTTCGAGATCAAAGATGGTCGGCTTTACTTCTATCGCCCTTGGGATGCTGGCGACATGTATATGCGCAAGTGGGCACCGCAAAGCAATCATAATCTGGGTTTTACAGGCGGCAATGATAAAACCAGCTATAATGTAAGCTTGGGTTATATGGGCCAGGAAGGCGTTTTGAAAGAGAAAACAGATCTTTTCAAGCGTTATAGCGGCACTTTTAGCATTAATTCTGATCTGAACAAATGGTTTAGCCTGAACGCCAGGCTGTTACTGTCCAAAAATGTGGCTGAAAGTCCATTTTCTTTCGGCGGCACCACTCATGACCCGCTTTATTATCTGTATCGCTGGCATTCGGTTTACCCGTATGGCACTTATGAAGGCAAGCCATTCCGGAATGTGGTTACGGAGGTTCAGCAGGCCAATATGATCAACTATTCTTCCAATTTTATCCGGGCAACGGTTGGCGGTCAGTTCAAGCTGGCGAAAGACCTTACTATTGATGCCAATTACACTTATTCCAACATCAACGATCACATTCGCGAGGTCGGCGGGACGATAACAGCGTGGAATCAGTGGAACGGGGTGCCCTTGAAATACGAAGCTTACACATCTGCCACTTACGACCGTGTAAAGTACAATTCCAACTGGAATGAAATGCATACTTTCAAAGCGTTTGCCACTTATTCCAAAGACTTGGAGAAGCATTCGCTCAAATTCCTGGCGGGAATGGACCTCGATTTATTCAAAAGATGGGGACAATCCTCCGAAAGACGCGGTTTGCTGGATCAAGCGCACGGAGAGCTGCCGCTTGCAACGGGCGATCAATATGTGGATGGTTTCAGGGGTCACTGGGCTACGCAGGGTTATTTTGGCCGGATCAATTATACATTTAATGACAAGATTCTGCTCGAAGTGAATGGTCGTTACGACGGCTCATCATTCTTCCCTGATAATAGCCAGTGGGCATTTTTCCCTTCCGTTTCGGCAGGCTATATTCTTACTGCCGAGCCCTTTATGTCGTTCAGCAAACCCGTCCTCGACAATCTGAAAATTCGGGGATCGTGGGGATCGCTGGGAAATACGGATGTGGGCAGCACAACATTCCGTCCAACTATGGCGTCTTCTGCATCCAATTGGTGGATCGGGACGAGCAATATGGTTAGCGTGGCAACGCCCTCGCTCGTGCCGCCGTCGCTCACCTGGGAGAAGATCAGCACGCTTGATCTGGGTCTGGACGCAAGCCTTTTCAACAACCGCCTGGCCGTAACTTACGATTGGTATCAACGCACCACCAGCGATATGATCACGGGCGGAATTGTGCTTCCGAGCAGCTTCGGGGCAACGCCGCCCAGAAGAAATTATGGCCAAATGCAGACAACCGGATGGGAACTTGCGCTCGATTGGCGGCAAAGTCTGGCCAGCGGATTCAATTTCAGTATTGGCTTGTCATTGTCTGATTTTAAAGAGAAGATCACCAAATTCGACGGAAATCTGGTCAACGGCAATTACAAGGGCAAAATACTGGGCGAGATCTGGGGGTATGAAACAGACCGGTTTTTCAGAAACGACGATTTTCAACAAAACTCAGACGGCTCGCTGATCACCGACGCTGCCGGTCATTACGTGCTCAAAGACGGTATTCCCAATCAGACCAAGCACGAAGCGGGCACATTCTTCTATGGCCCGGGTGACGTAAAATACAAAGATCTGAACGGCGACGGAACGATTTTCACCGGCAGCAGCAGCCTGGACGATCACGGAGATTTGAAAGTGATCGGTAATTCTACGCCGCTATCAATACGGAATTCGCCTCGGCGCCGATTGGAAAGGCTTTGA
- a CDS encoding FecR family protein — protein MDIDDLYKSLGLEPPTDGENKHAPNGNEIKARIDQTLNFGKARNIFFRKWYAVAAAASILILSATGVYLYNLNSSVPEDMITITAASGETREVTLPDGSHVWLNAASVLRYPAKFGETREVFLEEGEVFFQVKRDTTAPFTVHSAHLDTRVLGTSFRVKAYRELAHEIVTVVTGKVAVSRGAEPLALLEKDQEVIFEKNSGYEKEVLVEAAETVDWKSGNVILKSVRFEDLILAVENAYQVSIHFDRQKFKECENSIRFSTHQSLESVMDLVSDIQGIRYEIDGKEVIVSGEGCQ, from the coding sequence ATGGACATTGACGACCTCTATAAAAGCCTCGGACTGGAACCTCCCACGGACGGTGAAAACAAACATGCACCGAACGGAAACGAGATCAAGGCCCGGATTGATCAAACATTAAATTTCGGCAAAGCCAGAAACATATTTTTCCGGAAATGGTATGCCGTGGCCGCTGCCGCGTCAATTCTTATACTTTCAGCAACAGGAGTTTACTTATATAACCTGAACAGTTCCGTTCCTGAAGATATGATCACCATTACCGCGGCGTCGGGAGAAACGCGGGAAGTAACCCTGCCCGATGGTTCGCATGTGTGGCTGAATGCGGCCAGTGTTCTGAGATATCCCGCCAAATTCGGTGAAACGCGGGAAGTTTTTTTGGAAGAAGGTGAAGTTTTTTTTCAGGTTAAGCGCGATACAACGGCACCATTCACGGTCCACAGCGCGCACCTCGACACCCGGGTGCTTGGAACCTCATTCAGGGTGAAGGCTTACAGGGAATTAGCCCACGAAATCGTGACGGTTGTCACCGGAAAAGTGGCCGTTTCACGCGGTGCCGAACCGCTGGCACTTTTGGAAAAAGACCAGGAAGTGATTTTTGAAAAAAACAGTGGATATGAAAAAGAAGTCCTGGTGGAGGCGGCTGAAACGGTCGACTGGAAATCGGGAAATGTGATATTAAAGTCAGTGCGCTTTGAAGATTTGATATTAGCTGTGGAAAATGCCTATCAGGTGAGCATTCACTTTGATAGGCAAAAATTTAAAGAATGCGAAAACAGCATTCGGTTTAGTACCCATCAGAGCCTCGAAAGTGTGATGGACCTTGTGAGTGACATCCAGGGAATCCGCTACGAAATAGACGGAAAGGAGGTGATCGTAAGCGGAGAGGGCTGTCAGTAA
- a CDS encoding TonB-dependent receptor → MYAHQMDYWTPERQDAFYPRPTNTGQSNNTQNFLIQDKYLLDMSYLRMKSVNFGYRLPARLTQKIKMQNLRIYVNGENLFEFDNLNIPIDPEVDFRNSTIDRATFGRVYPYRRSISMGLQLTF, encoded by the coding sequence ATGTACGCACACCAGATGGACTATTGGACGCCCGAACGGCAAGATGCTTTTTACCCGCGGCCCACAAACACCGGACAGTCTAACAACACGCAGAACTTCCTGATCCAGGACAAATATCTGCTGGATATGTCTTACCTGAGAATGAAAAGTGTGAATTTCGGTTACCGGTTGCCAGCACGGCTGACGCAAAAAATCAAAATGCAAAATCTGCGCATTTATGTGAACGGGGAGAATTTATTTGAGTTTGACAACCTGAATATCCCCATTGATCCCGAAGTGGATTTCCGAAATTCCACGATCGACCGTGCCACTTTCGGACGGGTGTACCCTTACCGGAGAAGCATTTCGATGGGTCTTCAACTCACATTCTAA
- a CDS encoding phytanoyl-CoA dioxygenase family protein: MEAILDNHQIDDFIHKGFLRVDNAFPEKVAEEVCDILWADLGLDRHDPASWKKPVVRLGMYPQKPFVQSANQPVLQRAYDQLVGPGKWLPCGSMGTFPIRFPSDEDPGDAGWHVDAGFPGAEPTNFFYWRINIHSKGRGLLMLFLYSDVGIHDAPTRIRAGSHLDVARLLAPKGDEGLSFMEVAGELDKFPAREEVLATGKAGTVYLCHPFIVHAAQAHHGLNPKFMAQPPLLLRTALHIHGESPIERAIRLAIS; encoded by the coding sequence ATGGAAGCAATATTGGACAATCATCAGATTGATGATTTCATTCATAAAGGTTTTTTGCGTGTTGATAACGCTTTCCCTGAGAAAGTAGCTGAGGAAGTCTGTGATATTCTCTGGGCGGATCTTGGCCTGGATCGCCATGATCCCGCTAGTTGGAAAAAACCGGTTGTGCGTTTGGGTATGTATCCACAGAAGCCCTTCGTGCAATCTGCGAATCAGCCTGTTTTGCAACGTGCATATGATCAACTTGTTGGACCAGGTAAGTGGTTGCCTTGCGGCAGTATGGGCACTTTTCCGATCCGCTTTCCATCGGACGAAGATCCCGGTGACGCAGGCTGGCATGTGGACGCGGGTTTTCCGGGTGCGGAACCGACCAATTTTTTCTATTGGCGCATTAACATACATTCCAAAGGCCGTGGTTTGCTCATGCTATTCCTTTATTCGGATGTCGGGATACATGATGCGCCCACACGGATCCGTGCGGGCTCTCATCTGGATGTCGCCCGGTTGCTGGCTCCGAAAGGCGATGAAGGGCTCAGTTTTATGGAAGTCGCCGGTGAGTTGGACAAATTCCCTGCGCGTGAAGAAGTGCTGGCGACCGGCAAAGCAGGAACGGTTTATCTCTGTCATCCATTTATTGTGCACGCTGCGCAAGCGCATCACGGGCTAAACCCAAAATTCATGGCGCAGCCTCCTCTGTTGTTGCGAACTGCGTTGCACATCCATGGCGAAAGCCCGATAGAAAGAGCCATTAGACTGGCGATTTCATAA